In Thermoanaerobaculales bacterium, one genomic interval encodes:
- a CDS encoding AMP-binding protein, whose protein sequence is MTTDIAGLPTNLREGLRRAALDVPHRGIAIFDGRGRSCDRRSYGELYRLACDSAARFAGLGIGRDEPVLVALPTSWEWMEAWFGLLLRGAWPVASSGAGAMAAAEAQFEKVDKVMAAIGARHVVASDAFQAQAAAQGFGFAREGVVTCERLHAAAPAAGDGALGHSDGGDVAFLQLTSGSTGVPRAVMITHQGAIHNPVASDEAIGAPFGEPMHRLTESMVSWLPLYHDMGLIGCLMLPLLCGLDTWLLRPETFLARPRLWLEHLGSHGGSFAPAPNFGYQLCVERISADKREGLDLSLWRAALTGAEMVRPETTGAFSAAFEPHGFRPEAFRPCYGLAEGTLAVTFDVEGSGVRTRPAPRGTDAGFAMTEVVSTGVPIRDTRVRIAAPDGGGLPEGEIGEVCIKGPGVFRGYYGAPEATAAVLRDGWFATGDLGFLEGGELYLTGRTKDLLIVHGHNIMPDEIERIADSVTGGGGLMRSAAFSVARGAAGEQAVVVVEIADHDPGRLAEIGHEIRVRIGRAMGLPVADLLFVRRGRIPRTTSGKMQRGELRQRYLDGTLERLHVHDPAGRAPAQEPSR, encoded by the coding sequence GTGACAACCGACATCGCCGGCCTGCCGACCAACCTGCGCGAAGGACTGCGCCGTGCCGCCCTCGACGTCCCGCACCGCGGCATCGCCATCTTCGACGGCCGCGGCCGGTCCTGCGATCGCCGCAGCTACGGCGAGCTGTACCGGCTCGCCTGCGATTCGGCCGCGCGCTTCGCCGGCCTCGGCATCGGCCGCGACGAGCCGGTGCTGGTTGCGCTGCCGACCTCGTGGGAGTGGATGGAGGCCTGGTTCGGCCTGCTGCTGCGCGGCGCCTGGCCGGTGGCGAGCTCCGGCGCCGGGGCGATGGCGGCCGCCGAGGCCCAGTTCGAGAAGGTCGACAAGGTGATGGCGGCGATCGGCGCCCGCCACGTCGTGGCGAGCGACGCCTTCCAGGCGCAGGCCGCCGCGCAGGGCTTTGGCTTTGCCCGCGAGGGCGTGGTCACGTGCGAACGGCTGCACGCGGCGGCGCCCGCGGCCGGGGACGGCGCCCTCGGGCACAGCGATGGCGGCGACGTCGCCTTCCTGCAGCTGACCAGCGGATCGACCGGGGTGCCGCGAGCAGTCATGATCACGCACCAAGGCGCGATCCACAACCCGGTCGCGAGCGACGAGGCGATCGGGGCGCCCTTTGGCGAGCCGATGCACCGTCTCACGGAGTCGATGGTGTCGTGGCTGCCGCTCTACCATGACATGGGGCTGATCGGCTGCCTGATGCTGCCGTTGCTGTGCGGCCTCGACACCTGGCTACTGCGGCCCGAGACCTTCCTCGCCCGGCCCAGGCTGTGGCTGGAGCACCTCGGCAGTCACGGCGGATCATTCGCCCCGGCGCCGAACTTCGGCTACCAGCTGTGCGTGGAGCGGATCTCCGCGGACAAGCGGGAGGGGCTCGACCTCTCCCTGTGGCGGGCCGCGCTCACCGGCGCCGAGATGGTGCGGCCGGAGACCACCGGGGCGTTCTCGGCGGCGTTCGAGCCGCATGGCTTCCGGCCGGAGGCCTTCCGCCCCTGCTACGGGCTGGCCGAAGGCACGCTCGCGGTCACCTTCGATGTCGAGGGCTCGGGCGTCAGGACCCGGCCGGCGCCGCGCGGCACCGACGCCGGCTTCGCCATGACCGAGGTCGTCAGCACCGGGGTGCCAATCCGGGACACCAGGGTCCGGATCGCCGCCCCTGACGGCGGCGGCCTTCCGGAGGGCGAGATCGGCGAGGTCTGCATCAAGGGCCCGGGGGTGTTCCGCGGCTACTACGGCGCCCCCGAGGCCACCGCGGCGGTGCTCAGGGACGGCTGGTTCGCAACCGGCGATCTCGGCTTCCTCGAGGGCGGCGAGCTGTACCTGACCGGCCGCACCAAGGACCTGCTGATCGTCCACGGCCACAACATCATGCCCGACGAGATCGAGCGCATCGCCGACTCGGTGACCGGCGGCGGCGGCCTGATGCGGTCGGCGGCCTTCTCGGTGGCGCGCGGCGCCGCCGGCGAGCAGGCAGTGGTCGTGGTCGAGATCGCCGACCACGACCCCGGGCGACTCGCCGAGATCGGCCACGAGATCCGGGTCCGGATCGGGCGCGCAATGGGCCTGCCCGTGGCGGACCTGTTGTTCGTGCGCCGCGGGCGCATCCCGCGCACGACCAGCGGCAAGATGCAGCGCGGCGAGCTGCGGCAGCGCTACCTCGATGGTACGCTGGAGCGCCTGCACGTCCACGACCCGGCGGGGCGCGCCCCCGCCCAGGAGCCGAGCCGATGA
- a CDS encoding acyl carrier protein: protein MSITETALAVIARVSKVDIAEIRPDMDLVADLGFDSAKALELLVELEEAIGIEISDEQAAGLNSVGDILAVAETMQPPTQPPRI from the coding sequence ATGAGCATCACGGAGACCGCGCTGGCGGTCATCGCCAGGGTGAGCAAGGTCGACATCGCCGAAATCCGGCCCGACATGGACTTGGTCGCCGACCTCGGCTTCGACTCGGCGAAGGCCCTCGAGCTGCTGGTCGAGCTCGAGGAGGCGATCGGGATCGAGATCAGCGACGAGCAGGCGGCGGGCCTCAACTCGGTCGGCGACATCCTGGCGGTGGCGGAGACGATGCAGCCCCCCACCCAGCCACCCAGGATCTAG
- a CDS encoding O-antigen ligase family protein: MREDTRQRINELLNQLVVLLAFSIPLYRKWVSIAAALIVILWLAEGRLADKLAALKRHRLTVAVAAFVGFAALSLAWSGDPASGLAYLAKYRYLLLVPIIATSLRDDFRDRVETAFLIGTALSLAVSYAVFAGLVRFRDAYPGNPAPSMSHLDYSMVLAVGGLIALARLLEEERPLRQRLAWAALTAFVVSGLLINIGRSGQVAFVGAALVLTPVILGRRSRRAAAGGLAAVVVVLVAAYLAVGPFRSRVLGGVRELEAAVVEGRYDSNQGKRVAGAIVALDMVRERPLVGTGVGATMERFRELLDERHPELAPVVSWFPHFHNQYLQTVTETGLVGLASLIGLMVVLALGPSAGDHGRHLGVLLAVSYLLGFLGDPFLRKQLPLVLFATVAGLASAPARRPERQEAGSAAGGVP; the protein is encoded by the coding sequence ATGCGCGAGGACACCCGACAGCGGATCAACGAGCTTCTGAACCAGCTCGTCGTGCTCCTCGCCTTCAGCATCCCCCTCTACCGGAAGTGGGTCTCGATCGCGGCCGCGCTCATCGTCATCCTGTGGCTCGCCGAAGGCCGTCTCGCGGACAAGCTCGCGGCCTTGAAGCGGCATCGGCTGACCGTGGCGGTGGCGGCATTCGTCGGCTTCGCCGCGCTGTCGCTCGCGTGGTCGGGGGACCCCGCGAGCGGGCTGGCCTACCTCGCCAAGTACCGCTACCTGCTGCTGGTCCCGATCATCGCCACCTCGCTGCGCGACGACTTCCGCGATCGGGTCGAGACCGCGTTCCTGATCGGAACCGCGCTCTCCCTGGCCGTCTCGTACGCCGTGTTCGCCGGCCTCGTCCGGTTTCGCGACGCCTACCCCGGGAATCCGGCCCCGAGCATGTCGCACCTCGACTACAGCATGGTGCTCGCGGTCGGCGGCCTGATCGCGCTGGCCCGGCTGCTCGAGGAAGAACGGCCGCTTCGCCAGCGGCTGGCCTGGGCCGCGCTGACGGCCTTCGTGGTGAGCGGCCTGCTGATCAACATCGGCCGCTCCGGACAGGTGGCATTCGTGGGTGCGGCGCTGGTCCTCACACCGGTCATCCTGGGCCGGCGGTCACGGCGGGCAGCGGCGGGCGGCCTGGCGGCGGTGGTGGTCGTCCTGGTGGCCGCCTACCTCGCCGTCGGGCCCTTTCGGTCCCGGGTCCTCGGCGGCGTCCGCGAGCTCGAGGCGGCGGTGGTGGAAGGGCGCTACGACAGCAACCAGGGCAAGCGGGTCGCGGGCGCCATCGTGGCCCTCGACATGGTCCGCGAGCGACCCCTGGTCGGCACCGGCGTCGGCGCCACCATGGAACGGTTCCGAGAGCTCCTGGACGAGCGCCACCCGGAGCTCGCCCCGGTCGTGTCCTGGTTTCCCCACTTCCACAACCAGTACCTGCAAACGGTGACCGAGACCGGCCTGGTCGGGCTGGCTTCCCTGATCGGCCTGATGGTGGTGCTCGCCCTCGGGCCGTCCGCCGGCGACCACGGGCGGCACCTCGGCGTGCTGCTCGCCGTCAGCTACCTGCTCGGCTTCCTCGGCGACCCGTTCCTGCGCAAGCAGCTGCCGCTCGTTCTGTTCGCCACCGTGGCGGGCCTCGCCTCCGCGCCGGCTCGCCGGCCGGAGCGGCAGGAGGCCGGCTCAGCCGCGGGCGGCGTCCCCTGA
- a CDS encoding ABC transporter ATP-binding protein has translation MREFLRRFGPYFKDYVPRFVQAGVGAVLVAAATGAITYLIRDFLDEIFIDKNRQALVVLPVIVVGLYLIQSIGRYAQTYQLAWIGEDIVRRIRNRLLGHVLGLDLAFFFGFRGGELISRVTNDIARIRYAVSQSVSVLVRETLVIAALICVAIYQSPTLAFYGLVVLPAAAYPLLLIARRVKKLAHRSQEKDADITARLSEIFNNMEIIKAHHSEGFEAQRFERDTLEFRRINMRGVRTRELTSPLMEFIGSIAVALVIWFGGRQVIDGQLTAGQFTSFAAALFMIYTPVKRMSLAYNGMFDAVAASERIFSLMERTPSITSGERRLEGPVRSVELRDVGLCYQEVEALRGVSLRVGRGETVALVGDSGGGKTSLVNVILRLYDPTSGQVLINGIDARDLDLHDLRDRVGIVTQRVYIFNDTVAANVAYGSEVDRDRVRGALERAGAWDFVSGLAGGVDAVLDEFGTNLSGGQRQRLAIARALYKEPDILILDEATSALDNRTEAAIQDGLRSVIGDKITFIIAHRLSTIDLASRIFVLSGGRVVGVGTKQSLLEDCEEYRRLALAEPGRGAPGGDRPSGDAARG, from the coding sequence GTGAGAGAGTTCCTCCGGCGCTTTGGACCTTACTTCAAGGACTACGTCCCGCGCTTCGTGCAGGCCGGGGTCGGCGCGGTGCTGGTGGCGGCCGCGACCGGCGCCATCACCTACCTGATCCGCGACTTCCTCGACGAGATCTTCATCGACAAGAACCGGCAGGCCCTCGTCGTGCTGCCGGTCATCGTGGTCGGCCTCTACCTGATCCAGAGCATCGGCCGCTACGCGCAGACCTACCAGCTCGCGTGGATCGGCGAGGACATCGTGCGCAGGATCCGGAACCGGCTGCTCGGTCACGTGCTCGGCCTCGACCTGGCGTTCTTCTTCGGCTTCCGTGGCGGCGAGCTGATCTCGCGGGTGACCAACGACATCGCCCGGATCCGCTACGCGGTCTCGCAGTCGGTCTCGGTCCTCGTCCGCGAGACCCTGGTGATCGCGGCCCTGATCTGCGTCGCGATCTACCAGAGCCCCACGCTCGCCTTCTACGGCCTGGTCGTGCTGCCGGCCGCCGCCTACCCGCTGCTACTGATCGCCCGCCGGGTCAAGAAGCTGGCCCATCGCTCGCAGGAGAAGGACGCCGACATCACGGCCCGCCTGTCCGAGATCTTCAACAACATGGAGATCATCAAGGCCCACCACTCCGAGGGCTTCGAGGCGCAGCGCTTCGAGCGGGACACCCTCGAGTTCCGGCGGATCAACATGAGGGGAGTGCGCACGCGCGAGCTGACGAGCCCGCTGATGGAGTTCATCGGGTCGATCGCGGTGGCGCTCGTGATCTGGTTCGGGGGCAGGCAGGTGATCGATGGCCAGCTGACTGCCGGCCAGTTCACCTCGTTCGCGGCGGCGCTGTTCATGATCTACACGCCGGTCAAGCGGATGTCCCTGGCCTACAACGGCATGTTCGATGCGGTGGCGGCGTCGGAGCGGATCTTCTCGCTGATGGAGCGCACGCCGTCGATTACGAGCGGAGAGCGCCGGCTCGAGGGGCCGGTTCGCTCGGTCGAGCTCCGCGACGTCGGGCTGTGCTACCAGGAGGTGGAGGCCCTGCGCGGCGTGTCACTGCGGGTCGGGCGGGGGGAGACCGTCGCGCTGGTCGGCGACAGCGGCGGCGGCAAGACCTCCCTCGTGAACGTCATCCTGCGCCTCTATGACCCCACCTCCGGGCAGGTGCTGATCAACGGCATCGACGCCCGCGACCTCGACCTCCACGACCTGCGTGATCGCGTCGGGATCGTGACCCAGCGGGTCTACATCTTCAATGACACCGTCGCCGCCAACGTGGCCTACGGGTCCGAGGTCGATCGCGATCGCGTCCGGGGCGCTCTCGAACGCGCCGGTGCCTGGGACTTCGTGAGCGGCCTGGCCGGCGGCGTGGACGCCGTGCTCGACGAGTTCGGCACCAACCTCTCCGGCGGCCAGCGGCAGCGGCTCGCCATCGCCCGGGCGCTCTACAAGGAGCCCGACATCCTGATCCTCGACGAGGCGACGAGCGCGCTCGACAACCGGACCGAGGCCGCCATCCAGGACGGCCTGCGCAGCGTCATCGGCGACAAGATCACCTTCATCATCGCGCACCGGCTGTCGACGATCGACCTCGCGTCCCGGATCTTCGTCCTCAGCGGCGGCCGCGTGGTGGGCGTGGGGACCAAGCAGAGCCTGCTCGAGGACTGTGAGGAGTACCGGCGCCTCGCGCTCGCGGAGCCGGGGCGCGGGGCGCCCGGCGGCGACCGCCCGTCAGGGGACGCCGCCCGCGGCTGA
- a CDS encoding glycosyltransferase family 2 protein: MKSPAADVAQPAESGPAQPGLSGVITSFNEEHNIAQCIESMSWCDEIVLVDSHSTDRTPEIARAHPKVRFFQRPYFGAGAQKNWALQHVRHEWVFLLDADERCTPGLRREIEALLARGPDHDAYTINRNVFFLGKRIRFSGWQHDRVARLFRRGTAFYENRRVHSLLHTSGPAPILKQSIDHHMVDRSFDEYAFRLARYGYWGAAQCWRDGVRCSAVEVLARPLWRFIRTYVFQLGFADGARGLIFCMLQAYSTYMKFAILWGWQANHARGIEPKLPAFDEDDTTWEGLHRLKQSEGQAVVTPSA; this comes from the coding sequence ATGAAGTCGCCAGCAGCCGACGTGGCACAACCGGCCGAGAGCGGCCCGGCGCAGCCGGGGCTGTCCGGGGTCATTACCTCGTTCAACGAGGAGCACAACATCGCCCAGTGCATCGAGTCGATGAGCTGGTGCGATGAGATCGTGCTGGTCGACTCCCACTCCACAGACCGGACGCCGGAGATCGCCCGCGCCCATCCCAAGGTCCGCTTCTTCCAACGGCCCTACTTCGGCGCGGGAGCGCAGAAGAACTGGGCGCTGCAGCATGTCCGGCACGAATGGGTCTTCCTGCTCGATGCCGACGAGCGCTGCACCCCCGGCCTGAGGCGGGAGATCGAGGCGCTGCTGGCCCGCGGCCCGGATCACGACGCCTACACCATCAACCGCAACGTGTTCTTCCTCGGCAAGAGGATTCGATTCTCCGGGTGGCAGCACGATCGGGTGGCCCGCCTGTTCCGGCGGGGGACGGCGTTCTATGAGAATCGCCGCGTCCACTCGCTGCTGCACACCTCCGGACCGGCGCCGATCCTCAAGCAGTCGATCGACCACCACATGGTCGACCGCAGCTTCGACGAGTACGCGTTCCGGCTCGCGCGCTACGGCTACTGGGGCGCTGCCCAGTGCTGGCGGGACGGCGTTCGCTGCAGCGCGGTCGAGGTCCTGGCGCGCCCGCTGTGGCGGTTCATCCGGACCTATGTCTTCCAGCTCGGCTTCGCCGACGGCGCCCGCGGCCTGATCTTCTGCATGCTTCAGGCCTACAGCACCTACATGAAGTTCGCCATCCTCTGGGGCTGGCAGGCCAACCATGCCCGGGGCATCGAGCCGAAGCTGCCGGCCTTCGACGAGGACGACACCACCTGGGAGGGCCTGCACCGGCTCAAGCAGTCGGAAGGCCAGGCGGTCGTCACCCCCTCGGCGTGA
- a CDS encoding PilZ domain-containing protein, protein MQAAAPRHVLLVGAPDGGADRVAPLLQRADFDVHAVRPSDIVLDLVLGTGFDLLVVGYPAPEIDLVGLIRAVRLTGSASLRAGFVLLAKPGFLEAAQGLLSIGANRAVSLAWSDARLWCAIDDLVHVAPRGPLQAMLFADVDANGSRDHCLYRTVNVSRTGVLLQGERLFAPGTPFDFAFRLPFEARPIGGRGEVVRQSSLDREGMAGLGARFVALRDGDEARLQRFVQDGQGSPAHPRI, encoded by the coding sequence ATGCAGGCGGCCGCACCACGACACGTGTTGCTCGTCGGCGCCCCGGACGGCGGCGCCGACCGCGTCGCTCCCCTGCTCCAGCGCGCCGACTTCGACGTTCACGCTGTCCGCCCGTCGGACATCGTTCTCGACCTCGTCCTGGGTACCGGGTTCGATCTCCTGGTCGTCGGCTACCCGGCGCCGGAGATCGACCTCGTCGGGCTGATTCGGGCGGTCCGCCTGACCGGCTCGGCCAGCCTCCGCGCCGGTTTCGTGCTGTTGGCCAAGCCGGGGTTTCTCGAGGCGGCGCAGGGGCTGCTGTCGATCGGCGCCAACCGCGCGGTCAGTCTGGCCTGGTCGGACGCGCGGCTGTGGTGCGCGATCGACGACCTGGTCCACGTCGCCCCCCGCGGTCCGCTGCAGGCGATGCTGTTCGCCGACGTCGATGCGAACGGCAGCCGCGATCACTGTCTGTACCGGACGGTCAACGTCTCGCGCACCGGCGTCCTGCTCCAGGGGGAGCGGCTGTTCGCGCCCGGCACTCCCTTCGACTTCGCCTTCCGGCTCCCATTTGAGGCCCGGCCGATTGGAGGCCGCGGCGAGGTCGTGCGCCAGTCCAGCCTCGATCGCGAGGGGATGGCGGGCCTCGGAGCGCGTTTCGTGGCCTTGCGGGACGGCGACGAGGCGCGGCTGCAGCGGTTCGTCCAGGACGGCCAGGGGTCCCCCGCCCACCCCAGAATCTAG
- a CDS encoding TRAP transporter large permease subunit yields MILTGLLLLALAVLGAPLFAVIAAGALLGFARSGVDPMIVAMEIFRIAETPVLLAIPLFTFAGYLLGESGAPRRLVRTSNALFGWLPGGLAVVALIACALFTAFTGASGVTIVALGALLLPALNQVGYPERFNLGLVTTSGSLGLLFAPSLPLILYGIVASQPIDQLFLAGLMPGVLMLVLMSLWAVRVGHRSAAARAPGRTFDLREAAAALRAAAWEVPLPVIVLGGVYSGVFAVSEAAAVTAVYVLVVEVLVYREIPLRRLPGIMRDSMVLVGGILIILGASLASTNYMIDAQVPTRLFEAVTAHVSSQLTFLILLNVFLLVLGTLLDIFSALVIVVPLLLPLAAGYGVDPIHLGIIFLANMQIGYCTPPVGMSLFIASYRFDKPVVLLYRAALPFLGILLVCVLLITYWPWLSLALIR; encoded by the coding sequence ATGATCCTGACCGGGCTCCTGCTGCTGGCGCTCGCGGTGCTCGGGGCGCCGCTGTTCGCGGTCATCGCCGCCGGCGCGCTGCTCGGCTTCGCGCGCTCCGGCGTCGACCCGATGATCGTTGCGATGGAGATCTTCCGGATCGCCGAGACGCCGGTGCTGCTCGCGATTCCGCTGTTCACCTTCGCCGGCTACCTGCTCGGCGAGAGCGGCGCGCCCCGGCGGCTGGTGCGGACGTCCAACGCCCTCTTTGGCTGGCTCCCGGGCGGGCTCGCGGTGGTCGCCCTGATCGCCTGCGCGCTCTTCACCGCCTTCACCGGGGCCTCCGGGGTGACGATCGTGGCCCTCGGGGCGCTCCTGCTGCCCGCCCTCAACCAGGTCGGGTACCCCGAACGCTTCAACCTCGGCCTGGTCACGACCTCCGGCAGCCTCGGTCTGCTGTTCGCCCCGTCGCTGCCGCTCATCCTGTACGGCATCGTCGCATCGCAGCCGATCGACCAGCTCTTCCTCGCCGGCCTGATGCCCGGCGTGCTGATGCTGGTGCTGATGTCGCTGTGGGCGGTCCGGGTCGGCCACCGGTCGGCCGCCGCCCGCGCTCCGGGCAGGACCTTCGACCTTCGCGAGGCCGCCGCCGCGCTCCGTGCGGCGGCCTGGGAGGTGCCGCTGCCGGTCATCGTCCTGGGCGGTGTGTACAGCGGCGTGTTCGCGGTCTCGGAGGCCGCCGCCGTCACGGCCGTGTACGTGCTGGTGGTCGAGGTGCTGGTCTACCGCGAGATCCCGCTGCGCCGCCTGCCCGGGATCATGCGCGACTCGATGGTGCTGGTGGGCGGAATCCTGATCATCCTCGGAGCGTCGCTAGCCTCCACCAACTACATGATCGACGCCCAGGTGCCGACCCGGCTGTTCGAGGCGGTCACCGCCCACGTCTCCAGCCAGCTGACCTTCCTGATCCTGCTCAACGTCTTCCTGCTGGTCCTCGGCACCCTGCTCGACATTTTCTCGGCGCTGGTGATCGTGGTGCCGCTGCTGCTGCCATTGGCCGCCGGGTACGGGGTGGACCCGATCCACCTCGGCATCATCTTCCTCGCCAACATGCAGATCGGCTACTGCACGCCGCCGGTCGGGATGAGCCTGTTCATCGCCAGCTACCGCTTCGACAAGCCGGTGGTCCTGCTCTACCGGGCGGCCCTGCCATTCCTCGGGATCCTGCTCGTCTGCGTCCTGCTGATCACCTACTGGCCGTGGCTGTCGCTCGCGTTGATTCGTTGA
- a CDS encoding TRAP transporter small permease, with product MAGDHSSVVARLVRALAIVEDGLLVVMLAGLIVLAAAQIALRNLLDTSLLWADPAVRVVVLWVGMIGAMVATRFDKQISVDAVSRFLPGRWKSAVRVVTDLFTAAVSLALAWHSTRLLLGDREGGVTVFAAVPLWVCELVLPVAFGVIGLRYLAYALAHGRKAVGPGAAG from the coding sequence ATGGCCGGCGACCACTCATCGGTCGTGGCGCGCCTGGTGCGCGCCCTGGCGATCGTCGAGGACGGCCTGCTGGTCGTCATGCTGGCCGGGCTGATCGTGCTGGCGGCGGCCCAGATCGCGCTCCGCAACCTGCTCGACACCAGCCTGCTGTGGGCCGATCCGGCGGTGCGGGTGGTGGTGCTGTGGGTCGGCATGATCGGTGCCATGGTGGCGACCCGGTTCGACAAGCAGATCTCGGTGGACGCGGTGTCGCGGTTCCTTCCCGGGCGCTGGAAGTCCGCCGTGCGTGTGGTGACCGACCTGTTCACCGCCGCGGTGTCGCTGGCGCTGGCATGGCACTCCACCCGGCTGCTGCTGGGGGACCGGGAAGGTGGCGTCACGGTCTTTGCCGCGGTGCCGCTGTGGGTCTGCGAGCTGGTGCTGCCGGTGGCCTTCGGGGTGATCGGGCTCAGGTACCTGGCGTACGCACTGGCGCACGGGCGAAAGGCGGTCGGGCCGGGGGCCGCCGGATGA
- the dctP gene encoding TRAP transporter substrate-binding protein DctP, whose protein sequence is MRNLRFWTFSALLLAAAAASAQQVQLKVATLAPEGSSWMVEARRAADEVSRRTEGRVGIRYYTGGTMGSDQAVLRKMRIGQLQGGAILVGSLTDLVPSIEIYNLPLLFHDYSEVDAVRSAFDQRLLGMLEEKGLVAFGFVETGFVYLMSTRPVSSFADLAGRKIWMPEGDAISRAIADAAKLSPVPLAIADVLTGLQTGLVDTVAAPPVGAVALQWFTKASYTTDLPVTYVYGTLLFTREAMERMSPADREVVREVLTETVSGLDRRARQDTEQARQALIRQGVTFVEPNEEMRRRWASVAAEATQALIGEQRYDRALVGEVQGVLKRHRSGRGATAGGG, encoded by the coding sequence ATGCGGAATCTGCGATTCTGGACGTTTTCGGCCCTTCTCCTCGCCGCAGCCGCGGCGTCGGCGCAGCAGGTCCAGCTCAAGGTGGCGACGCTCGCACCCGAGGGCTCGAGCTGGATGGTGGAGGCACGCCGCGCCGCCGACGAGGTCAGCCGGCGCACCGAGGGCCGGGTCGGCATCCGCTACTACACCGGCGGCACCATGGGCAGCGACCAGGCGGTGCTGCGCAAGATGCGGATCGGCCAGCTCCAGGGCGGCGCGATACTGGTCGGTAGCCTGACCGACCTCGTGCCGAGCATCGAGATCTACAACCTGCCGCTGCTGTTCCACGACTACTCCGAGGTCGACGCGGTGCGGTCGGCGTTCGACCAGCGGCTGCTCGGCATGCTGGAGGAGAAGGGGCTGGTGGCCTTCGGCTTCGTCGAGACCGGTTTCGTCTACCTGATGTCGACCCGCCCGGTGAGCAGCTTCGCCGACCTCGCGGGCCGCAAGATCTGGATGCCCGAGGGCGATGCGATCAGCCGCGCGATCGCCGATGCGGCCAAGCTGTCGCCGGTGCCGCTGGCGATCGCCGATGTCCTGACCGGCCTCCAGACCGGGCTCGTCGACACCGTCGCGGCGCCGCCGGTCGGGGCGGTGGCGCTGCAGTGGTTCACCAAGGCCTCGTACACCACCGACCTGCCGGTCACCTACGTCTACGGGACGTTGCTCTTCACGCGGGAGGCGATGGAGCGCATGTCTCCCGCCGACCGCGAGGTGGTGCGCGAGGTTCTCACCGAGACGGTGTCCGGGCTCGATCGCCGGGCGCGACAGGACACCGAGCAGGCGCGGCAGGCGTTGATCCGGCAGGGGGTGACGTTCGTCGAGCCGAACGAGGAGATGCGGCGCCGCTGGGCGAGCGTCGCGGCCGAGGCGACGCAGGCGCTGATCGGGGAGCAGCGCTACGATCGCGCCCTGGTCGGCGAGGTCCAGGGGGTCCTCAAGCGGCACCGCAGCGGTCGCGGGGCGACCGCCGGCGGCGGCTGA
- a CDS encoding TRAP transporter TatT component family protein produces MKVDSAGAWAFARAGRAAAALGALLALSACSAVVSSSTGRMADGVAGALVDQNDPETVRQAAPAYLVLLDGMIAEDPDNAKLLIAGAELYSTYAGAFVDDPERAARLARKGRDYGWRGLCREHRATCETWTAPYDEFEAAVRALAIEDVPAAFACATAWATWISANRDDWSAVADKARVDALIRRVVELDPSYRKGTPYLYLGVLETLLPAALGGRPEEGRRHFEQAIELSGGRDLMAKVLLASEYARMAFDRDLHDRLCREVLGASPEAPGLTLSNTLAQERAQRLLDSSDDYFGE; encoded by the coding sequence GTGAAGGTGGATTCGGCAGGAGCATGGGCCTTTGCGCGGGCGGGGCGCGCCGCCGCCGCGCTCGGGGCGCTGCTGGCGCTTTCGGCGTGCTCGGCCGTGGTCTCATCCTCCACCGGCCGGATGGCGGACGGCGTCGCCGGAGCGCTGGTCGATCAGAATGACCCCGAGACCGTCCGCCAGGCGGCCCCGGCCTACTTGGTGCTGCTCGACGGGATGATCGCGGAGGACCCTGACAACGCGAAGCTCCTGATCGCCGGAGCCGAGCTCTACTCGACCTACGCGGGAGCCTTCGTCGACGACCCGGAGCGCGCCGCACGGCTGGCCCGCAAGGGCAGGGACTACGGGTGGCGGGGGCTGTGCCGCGAGCACCGTGCCACCTGCGAGACCTGGACCGCCCCGTACGACGAGTTCGAGGCTGCGGTCCGCGCGCTTGCGATCGAGGACGTGCCGGCCGCGTTCGCCTGCGCTACGGCTTGGGCGACCTGGATCTCCGCCAACCGCGACGACTGGTCCGCGGTGGCCGACAAGGCGCGCGTGGATGCGCTGATTCGGCGTGTCGTCGAGCTCGACCCCTCCTACCGGAAGGGCACTCCGTACCTCTACCTCGGCGTGCTCGAGACCCTGCTGCCGGCGGCGTTGGGGGGGCGGCCGGAGGAGGGGAGGCGGCACTTCGAGCAGGCGATCGAGCTGTCCGGCGGCCGTGACCTCATGGCCAAGGTGCTGCTGGCGAGCGAGTACGCCCGGATGGCCTTCGACCGCGACCTCCACGACCGGCTGTGCCGGGAGGTCCTCGGCGCGTCGCCGGAGGCGCCCGGCCTGACCCTGAGCAACACGCTCGCCCAGGAGCGGGCTCAGCGGCTGCTCGACTCGTCCGACGACTACTTCGGGGAGTGA